From Methanocella paludicola SANAE, a single genomic window includes:
- a CDS encoding HAD family hydrolase, producing MRTAIVFDSAGTLLKVYRVARDVSYGCIIENVVSTNMISKGRGCALIALRADSVDFLDGADPGMKISDYMAHADMGFDIICRGLKCTHDRISDAIAKDSGATMGDLKQAIEAVKLKCKDIYYLNIGLVVDVPNGTIPYVLATGGRLFPGVKGMVRRLMASGADIYIASGDNRRSLSTLAMDLGIPEGNVFDAVSPEGKKEVVESLKKRYGRVIMAGDGVNDYLALQAADTGILSLQQEGMRPDLLFEASDVIVDDILEVESVVAESLHTSNQREEPEK from the coding sequence ATGAGGACTGCCATCGTATTTGACAGCGCCGGGACGCTGCTTAAGGTGTATCGCGTAGCCCGTGACGTGAGCTATGGGTGTATCATCGAGAACGTAGTCTCGACCAACATGATCAGCAAGGGCCGCGGCTGCGCGCTCATCGCCCTCCGGGCCGACTCGGTCGATTTCCTGGACGGTGCCGACCCGGGCATGAAGATCTCCGACTACATGGCCCATGCCGACATGGGCTTCGATATCATCTGCCGTGGGCTGAAGTGCACGCACGACCGGATAAGCGATGCGATCGCGAAGGACAGCGGGGCCACCATGGGCGACCTGAAACAAGCGATAGAGGCGGTTAAGCTTAAGTGTAAAGATATATATTATTTGAATATAGGGCTTGTCGTGGACGTGCCTAACGGCACGATACCCTACGTGCTCGCCACTGGCGGCCGCTTATTCCCTGGCGTTAAGGGCATGGTCCGAAGGCTCATGGCATCGGGCGCTGACATTTATATCGCTTCCGGGGATAATCGCCGGTCCCTGTCGACGCTCGCCATGGACCTGGGCATTCCGGAGGGCAATGTCTTTGATGCCGTGTCGCCCGAAGGCAAGAAGGAAGTCGTCGAAAGCCTTAAAAAGCGGTACGGCCGGGTCATCATGGCCGGCGACGGCGTGAACGATTACCTGGCACTCCAGGCCGCAGATACGGGCATCCTTTCCCTGCAGCAGGAGGGAATGAGGCCCGACCTGCTATTCGAGGCAAGCGACGTCATCGTCGACGATATTCTCGAAGTCGAGAGCGTCGTTGCGGAAAGTTTACATACGAGCAACCAAAGAGAAGAACCGGAAAAATGA
- the atwA gene encoding methyl coenzyme M reductase system, component A2, with amino-acid sequence MTVFIEVKDLNVKYGDKHVLKNVNLTIEEGETVGIIGRSGAGKTILLHVIRGLDEDIPASGKVVFHTARCESCNFVTPPSGTGKPCPKCGGAMNAWAVDILDADDDAKRLISRRVAIMIQRTFALYGDDSVIENVMKALNDINYPQANLINRAADLLDQVKLSHRMMHIARDLSGGEKQRAVLARQLAKEPMMLLADEPTGTLDPKTAKIVHQGIKQAAQDYNMTVLITSHFHDVIEDLATRAVLLEDGEIKMVGKPEAVIAEFMKSQKAVEKKEYKVGEPIIRIENLQKIYFSVDRGVIKAVNNLSFDVKEGEVFGIVGVSGAGKTSLANIITGNLEEANGVVEVRIGDDWINMLEPGYYARGRAKQYIGLLHQEYDLYPHRTVVDNLTDAIGLDFPAELAERKAVHTLQIAGFNEQTSHEVLPKYPHELSEGERHRVALAQVLIREPRVVVLDEPTGTMDPFTKRDVANSILSSREEINETFMIVSHDMEFVRMVCDRVMLMRAGKIVAIGDVDTVLEKVTEQEREIMAKGP; translated from the coding sequence TTGACGGTATTTATCGAAGTCAAGGACCTAAACGTGAAATACGGGGACAAGCACGTCCTTAAGAACGTGAACTTGACTATTGAAGAGGGAGAGACAGTCGGCATCATCGGAAGGAGCGGTGCCGGAAAGACGATCCTGTTACATGTGATCAGGGGCCTCGACGAGGACATCCCCGCCTCGGGCAAGGTCGTTTTCCATACCGCCCGGTGCGAATCCTGTAACTTTGTGACCCCTCCCTCCGGGACCGGCAAGCCCTGCCCCAAATGCGGCGGCGCTATGAACGCGTGGGCCGTGGACATTCTCGATGCCGACGACGACGCAAAAAGGCTCATTTCCCGCAGGGTAGCCATCATGATCCAGCGTACTTTTGCACTGTACGGTGACGATTCCGTCATCGAGAACGTCATGAAGGCGCTGAACGACATCAACTATCCTCAGGCTAATCTCATCAACAGGGCAGCCGACCTCCTGGACCAGGTCAAGCTGTCCCACCGCATGATGCACATCGCCCGGGACCTGTCGGGGGGCGAAAAGCAGCGCGCCGTGCTGGCAAGGCAGCTCGCGAAGGAGCCCATGATGCTCCTGGCCGACGAGCCTACGGGCACGCTCGACCCGAAGACCGCCAAGATCGTGCACCAGGGCATCAAGCAGGCAGCACAGGATTACAACATGACCGTGCTTATCACGTCGCACTTCCACGACGTCATCGAGGACCTGGCGACCAGGGCCGTGCTCCTGGAGGACGGCGAGATCAAGATGGTCGGCAAGCCTGAAGCGGTCATCGCCGAGTTCATGAAGTCCCAGAAGGCCGTCGAGAAGAAGGAGTACAAGGTGGGCGAGCCCATCATCCGGATCGAGAACCTCCAGAAGATCTATTTCTCGGTCGACCGTGGCGTCATAAAAGCGGTTAATAACTTATCGTTCGATGTAAAGGAAGGCGAGGTCTTCGGCATTGTGGGCGTAAGCGGCGCAGGAAAGACGTCGCTCGCCAACATCATCACGGGCAACCTCGAGGAGGCTAATGGCGTTGTCGAGGTACGCATCGGGGACGACTGGATCAACATGCTCGAGCCCGGGTACTACGCAAGAGGCAGGGCGAAGCAGTATATAGGCCTGCTCCACCAGGAGTACGACCTGTACCCGCACCGCACCGTCGTGGACAACCTGACCGACGCCATCGGCCTGGACTTTCCCGCTGAGCTGGCCGAGCGTAAGGCCGTCCACACGCTCCAGATCGCCGGGTTCAACGAGCAGACAAGCCATGAAGTGCTGCCCAAATATCCGCACGAGCTCTCCGAAGGCGAAAGGCACCGGGTCGCGCTGGCCCAGGTACTCATCAGGGAGCCCCGGGTGGTCGTCCTGGACGAGCCCACGGGCACCATGGACCCATTCACCAAGAGGGACGTCGCCAACTCCATCCTCTCCTCGAGGGAGGAGATCAACGAGACCTTCATGATCGTCTCGCACGACATGGAGTTCGTGCGCATGGTGTGCGACCGGGTCATGCTCATGAGGGCGGGCAAGATCGTAGCTATCGGCGACGTGGATACCGTACTCGAAAAGGTTACGGAGCAGGAACGCGAGATCATGGCCAAGGGGCCATGA
- a CDS encoding methyl-coenzyme M reductase-associated protein Mmp3, which translates to MSVLDRANEPITVQVNEKNVSLPYGSTIADALSAAGYLHMENTVIGIVAGREETRKEVATEFRVFTSKGEIKIELTGDSMKKAWLDSYGRLAGQKARWTTGQAIAFGPISSSIEAAKGEAEYSRWDVSFGTGGYDAKNTYFIISKTDHSSDYGARDGGVLGRVVSGRNILASLGNDDVINSIEPVIRLESFANKILTAETAVKLEDGMEIYTQVEIEMLPKAKDGSEHFYAAVKKGFFKVDFAASSFISTNTMLGELCPYENFAARSEGTVSVRTSGKGRGRVYISKQDMTSNIYHSIVGRIVHGLELVRMAEPGQKVAIKTVPMRMSMLGYDFVKAGRILDGAGIKYEKAGYLGEDAVIVDQSPRTTMEIVSTGAVKLTAIPRSNLIEIQLYDDAAPNTSEYFRKASGLKENHVGALPVYFKYEETMLFKGKPVAVGDLIPENKPEGGTTVKAGEIGLTNTASKHEGLIGVRFSDNDKFGPTGEKYDATNIAGRIVNLEKLKKIKEKDVVYFIEV; encoded by the coding sequence GTGAGCGTATTGGACAGGGCTAATGAACCGATCACGGTCCAGGTCAACGAGAAGAATGTATCGCTGCCCTATGGCTCGACGATAGCGGATGCGCTGTCAGCCGCCGGATACCTCCATATGGAGAATACGGTCATCGGCATCGTGGCCGGCAGGGAAGAGACACGCAAGGAAGTGGCCACCGAGTTCCGCGTGTTCACCTCGAAGGGCGAGATCAAGATCGAGCTCACCGGCGATTCCATGAAGAAGGCGTGGCTGGATAGCTACGGCCGCCTTGCAGGCCAAAAAGCCCGCTGGACGACGGGCCAGGCCATCGCGTTCGGCCCCATATCCTCGAGCATCGAGGCCGCAAAAGGCGAAGCGGAGTACTCCCGCTGGGACGTTAGCTTCGGCACCGGGGGCTATGACGCGAAGAACACTTATTTCATCATCTCTAAAACTGACCATTCCTCGGACTACGGCGCGAGGGACGGCGGCGTGCTCGGGCGTGTGGTCTCGGGACGCAACATCCTGGCCAGCCTGGGCAACGACGACGTCATCAACAGCATCGAGCCGGTCATCAGGCTCGAATCGTTCGCCAATAAGATACTGACCGCCGAAACGGCGGTAAAGCTGGAGGATGGCATGGAGATCTACACGCAGGTGGAGATCGAGATGCTGCCGAAGGCCAAGGACGGCTCCGAGCACTTCTACGCGGCCGTAAAGAAGGGCTTTTTCAAGGTCGACTTCGCCGCCAGCTCGTTCATCTCTACGAACACCATGCTGGGCGAGCTCTGCCCGTACGAGAACTTTGCGGCCAGGAGCGAAGGCACCGTGAGCGTCCGGACGTCCGGAAAGGGCCGGGGACGCGTCTACATATCCAAGCAGGATATGACCTCTAACATTTATCATTCCATCGTGGGCCGCATCGTCCACGGCCTCGAGCTGGTAAGGATGGCCGAGCCCGGCCAGAAAGTCGCCATAAAGACGGTACCCATGCGGATGAGCATGCTGGGCTATGACTTCGTGAAGGCGGGCCGGATACTTGACGGCGCCGGCATCAAGTACGAGAAGGCTGGCTACCTGGGCGAGGACGCGGTCATCGTCGACCAGTCTCCCAGGACGACCATGGAGATCGTATCGACCGGCGCAGTGAAGCTTACTGCCATCCCGAGGAGCAACCTCATCGAGATCCAGCTATACGATGACGCGGCGCCCAACACGAGCGAGTACTTCCGGAAGGCGTCGGGCCTCAAGGAGAACCACGTGGGAGCGCTCCCCGTATACTTCAAGTATGAGGAGACAATGCTGTTCAAGGGCAAGCCCGTCGCCGTCGGCGACCTCATCCCGGAGAACAAGCCTGAGGGGGGCACGACGGTAAAGGCCGGAGAGATCGGCCTGACGAACACGGCCTCGAAGCATGAGGGCCTTATCGGCGTCCGGTTCAGCGATAACGACAAGTTCGGGCCCACCGGCGAAAAATACGACGCCACCAACATCGCCGGCCGTATCGTCAACCTGGAAAAGCTGAAGAAGATAAAAGAAAAAGATGTTGTCTATTTCATCGAGGTGTGA
- a CDS encoding methanogenesis marker 6 protein has translation MPEDKITKMVVISDTELPSDMAINAYKVSSDVTIKETCYGLMVTGTRGEVDKVVNEVRKLNPTKIFVKERGFPPGDERRCRANRGGGPRPGFHQLKNEIDMLPDIGKGLILVDRGSKPLDLPEAKNIPVDKFKQIIAEEAEKLGGKSQS, from the coding sequence ATGCCCGAAGATAAAATTACTAAGATGGTGGTCATTTCGGATACCGAGCTGCCCTCGGATATGGCGATCAACGCTTACAAGGTCTCGAGCGATGTCACCATCAAGGAGACCTGCTACGGGCTGATGGTGACCGGAACGCGGGGCGAGGTCGATAAGGTCGTTAACGAGGTCAGGAAGCTGAACCCCACGAAGATCTTCGTCAAGGAGCGAGGGTTCCCTCCGGGCGATGAGCGGCGTTGCCGCGCGAACCGAGGCGGAGGCCCTAGGCCGGGGTTCCACCAGCTCAAGAACGAGATCGACATGCTTCCCGACATCGGAAAGGGCCTGATCCTTGTCGACAGGGGAAGCAAACCCCTGGACCTGCCCGAGGCAAAGAACATTCCCGTTGACAAATTCAAGCAAATTATCGCTGAGGAAGCCGAAAAATTAGGAGGAAAGTCACAGTCATGA
- a CDS encoding methanogenesis marker 5 protein yields the protein MKIFIYPANSLILSDLVERFGHEPLALMKEIRKKVTDPGLDSPPMNMTPDDAKKGLKYAAIEIPSGVRGRMSLMDPLIEEAQAAIIVEDADYMFGCMGCARTNELIKYTIRSKGVPVLELKYPKNENEAKNFVLLVKEFLDKLVIKVEAPQ from the coding sequence ATGAAAATATTCATCTACCCCGCGAACAGCCTGATCCTGTCGGACCTGGTGGAGAGGTTCGGCCACGAGCCGCTGGCCCTGATGAAGGAGATCCGCAAGAAGGTCACCGACCCTGGCCTGGACTCGCCGCCTATGAACATGACGCCCGACGACGCCAAGAAGGGGCTGAAGTACGCGGCCATCGAGATACCGTCCGGAGTGCGGGGCCGGATGTCGCTCATGGACCCGCTGATAGAGGAGGCGCAGGCGGCCATCATCGTCGAGGATGCCGACTACATGTTCGGGTGCATGGGCTGCGCCCGTACCAACGAGCTCATCAAGTATACGATAAGGAGCAAGGGCGTTCCGGTGCTCGAGCTTAAATACCCGAAGAACGAGAACGAGGCCAAGAATTTCGTGCTATTAGTGAAGGAGTTCCTGGATAAGCTTGTCATTAAGGTGGAGGCGCCGCAATGA
- a CDS encoding methanogenesis marker 15 protein, whose amino-acid sequence MRKIRIAHLTCGSEYSGVEHEIEEAAEQVNAQIVYPEVDITNIKESADKFGLQVASPDLRLMIARAQSIVKGDTKADAVFITSCFRCAEGAITRNAVRNYIQSKAHLPVISYSFTERTTHETLLTRMEALSTTALRRSLLAREEQVGLTAGIDSGSSTTKAVIMRDNNIIGTGWVKTTDVLKSADDAYTKALEMAGVKREEIGGLGTTGYGRFLIGKHNSADLIQEELTVNSKGAVYLAKKQKGPATVIDIGGMDNKAIAVMDGIPGSFTMGGICAGASGRFLEQSANRLGVDISDLGELAIKGNHYNVNMNSYCIVFGTQSLVNSLSMGKLREDVAAAACYSVAEQVFEQQLQEIEVKKPVIMVGGSSLNIGLVKAMSDLLKVDVVVPPYSQYIGAVGAALLVSGLREEIKK is encoded by the coding sequence ATGAGGAAGATCCGTATCGCCCACCTTACCTGCGGCTCGGAATATAGTGGCGTGGAGCATGAGATCGAGGAGGCCGCCGAGCAGGTTAACGCACAGATCGTCTACCCCGAGGTGGACATCACTAACATCAAGGAGTCTGCCGATAAGTTCGGCCTCCAGGTGGCCAGCCCGGACCTGCGCCTGATGATCGCGAGGGCGCAGAGCATCGTGAAGGGCGATACCAAAGCCGACGCCGTGTTCATCACGTCGTGCTTCCGGTGCGCCGAAGGCGCCATCACACGTAATGCCGTCCGTAACTACATTCAGTCGAAGGCCCACTTACCAGTAATTAGCTATTCGTTCACAGAGCGTACCACTCACGAGACGCTACTGACCAGGATGGAAGCGCTGTCGACCACAGCGCTGCGGCGCAGCTTACTGGCCCGGGAAGAGCAGGTCGGCCTCACGGCCGGCATCGACTCCGGGTCGAGCACCACGAAGGCCGTCATCATGCGTGATAACAATATCATCGGCACGGGCTGGGTCAAGACCACGGACGTGCTCAAGAGCGCCGATGACGCTTACACGAAGGCTCTGGAAATGGCGGGCGTTAAGCGGGAAGAGATCGGCGGCCTGGGCACTACCGGCTATGGCAGGTTCCTCATCGGCAAGCACAATAGCGCGGACCTCATCCAGGAAGAATTAACGGTCAACTCGAAGGGCGCCGTATACCTGGCGAAGAAGCAGAAGGGCCCGGCCACCGTCATCGACATCGGTGGCATGGACAACAAGGCCATCGCCGTCATGGACGGCATTCCCGGCAGCTTCACCATGGGCGGCATCTGTGCCGGAGCATCGGGCAGGTTCCTCGAGCAGTCGGCTAACCGTCTCGGCGTGGATATATCGGACCTCGGCGAGCTGGCCATTAAGGGCAATCACTACAATGTCAACATGAACAGCTACTGTATCGTTTTCGGCACGCAGAGCCTGGTCAACTCGCTCTCGATGGGCAAATTAAGGGAAGACGTCGCCGCTGCGGCCTGTTACAGCGTCGCCGAGCAGGTCTTCGAGCAGCAGCTCCAGGAGATCGAGGTAAAGAAGCCCGTCATCATGGTGGGCGGCTCTTCGCTGAACATCGGGCTGGTAAAAGCGATGAGCGACCTGCTGAAGGTGGACGTCGTCGTTCCCCCGTACTCGCAGTACATCGGCGCCGTAGGCGCCGCGCTGCTGGTGTCGGGGCTGCGGGAGGAAATTAAGAAATGA
- a CDS encoding methanogenesis marker 17 protein has translation MNDLVMEPLEVFTVDSEDLEGAEKYKEVISDILMDLNLVRAIGRLKVYVDPKAPVFIIVGLFRPGLARLTLGDVADISSVNEGLLVSVREEQYSSKAIGRLWSKYGRENIIQTDRAAVIVPVKGDFAKQMDDVSAITVYDPQEELKKNVIDALLRITPEGFRVRKHFIDQHMLAFIASEDPIKPEWLEICRKLRSSIGA, from the coding sequence ATGAACGACCTGGTTATGGAGCCTCTCGAGGTCTTCACGGTCGATTCCGAGGACCTGGAGGGCGCCGAGAAGTACAAGGAGGTCATCTCCGACATTCTTATGGACTTGAACCTCGTGCGGGCTATCGGCCGGCTTAAGGTTTACGTCGACCCGAAGGCGCCAGTGTTTATCATCGTGGGCCTGTTCCGTCCCGGGCTGGCCAGGCTTACCCTGGGCGACGTGGCTGACATATCCAGCGTCAACGAGGGCCTGCTCGTCTCCGTTAGGGAAGAGCAGTACTCCTCCAAAGCCATCGGCAGGCTATGGTCGAAATACGGCAGGGAGAACATCATCCAGACCGACCGGGCGGCGGTCATCGTCCCCGTGAAGGGCGACTTCGCGAAGCAGATGGACGACGTATCCGCGATCACCGTGTACGACCCGCAGGAAGAGCTAAAGAAGAACGTCATTGACGCGCTGCTCCGCATCACGCCCGAGGGCTTCCGCGTCAGGAAACATTTCATCGACCAGCACATGCTCGCCTTCATCGCGTCCGAGGACCCCATCAAGCCCGAGTGGCTTGAGATCTGCAGGAAATTAAGGAGTAGCATAGGAGCCTGA
- a CDS encoding methanogenesis marker 7 protein: MEPFIWTGGLYKHEEFEELVEDMGGYILQKNILQSDVIMVILVPNADIPVIEAKNRELLGKLVKAPLAGAEVAVITPTLAYQHLPHLACDVAEYLRRAGSKTNMIGLARGVGKRVAQLTAKEIDLINEHDAALFLYGNFKHCIIEKTKLFRDIEVPIVVTGGPELKTSEVPGCEAYISGLGRMMHRLRQKEETESMDRIVNAIGKVLDERRSELDKDQLSVSPPRLKAEIEKQVPDIQDVISPTPVTLNLNGARIKLSYNDYRDVIANIRFDEGVYLREVCEIKPSRMKDFILLRIKPKSETGFVI, encoded by the coding sequence ATGGAGCCATTTATCTGGACCGGCGGCTTGTACAAGCACGAGGAGTTCGAAGAGCTAGTCGAAGACATGGGCGGCTATATCCTTCAGAAGAACATCCTTCAGTCGGACGTCATCATGGTCATCCTGGTCCCTAACGCCGATATTCCCGTTATCGAGGCCAAGAACCGCGAGCTGCTCGGCAAGCTCGTTAAGGCGCCTCTCGCGGGAGCGGAAGTGGCCGTCATTACGCCGACACTGGCCTACCAGCACCTGCCACACCTTGCATGCGATGTCGCAGAGTACCTCCGGCGCGCTGGCTCCAAGACCAACATGATCGGGCTGGCACGGGGAGTCGGCAAGCGCGTGGCGCAGCTCACCGCCAAGGAGATCGACCTCATCAACGAGCACGACGCCGCATTATTCTTATACGGCAACTTCAAGCACTGCATCATCGAGAAGACCAAATTGTTCAGGGACATCGAGGTGCCCATCGTGGTCACCGGCGGCCCTGAGCTAAAGACGAGCGAAGTGCCGGGCTGCGAGGCCTACATCAGCGGCCTTGGCCGCATGATGCACCGCCTCAGGCAGAAGGAGGAGACGGAGAGCATGGACCGTATCGTGAACGCCATCGGCAAGGTGCTGGACGAGCGCCGCTCCGAGCTCGATAAGGACCAGCTTAGCGTCAGCCCGCCCCGCCTTAAGGCGGAGATCGAGAAGCAGGTCCCGGATATTCAGGACGTCATATCCCCGACGCCCGTCACGCTGAACCTGAACGGTGCCCGCATCAAGCTGTCCTACAACGATTACCGGGACGTTATCGCCAATATCCGGTTCGATGAGGGCGTGTACCTGCGTGAGGTATGTGAAATTAAGCCTTCCCGGATGAAGGACTTCATACTTCTGCGTATTAAGCCAAAGTCCGAGACAGGCTTCGTCATTTAA
- a CDS encoding cytochrome c biogenesis protein CcdA, translated as MSSQSVAQGVTGPDTVDVVLIYSHGCVACERARPVTAQALSYLNNSSSIKVNYVEYIDNSREGLEYFERYHLKGVPSMIINGNTVVGPDEFGGDSGVAYNLILQKIRDASDYTVPVIIDRTMVRDPSNATLINVANMIRNEGNESVFLSFSDGEDNGINVTSGNAKWEGTIPAGGSVSLAYNATVSGLDRTQSPKISYMDSGGAHVVLLPEDMVPGSYSFDLLTLLIAGLVAGFNPCIIAILIFIAAEVASATGNKLDIILNVAVFCLGILAVYLVIGAGLFEAVSIIPSIAGYLEYAVIGILLALATYAFYNAYQRYTGKAVGSATRGLIASVKPLYTKYRLAGSFLLGGLFGMIKMPCAGGIYLAILSKIILSKEILEGVVYLLVFDIGVILPVLALGLLLALGFGTERMEKLRAQHAVLLHALNGAILALLAAAFVLNII; from the coding sequence GTGAGTTCACAGAGTGTCGCACAGGGTGTTACCGGCCCGGATACGGTAGATGTCGTATTGATATACAGCCACGGGTGCGTCGCCTGCGAGCGGGCCAGGCCGGTGACAGCGCAGGCGCTCTCGTACCTCAACAACAGCTCTTCGATCAAGGTCAATTACGTGGAATACATCGATAATTCCCGGGAGGGGCTGGAATACTTTGAGCGATATCACCTGAAGGGCGTGCCGTCGATGATCATCAATGGAAATACGGTCGTAGGGCCGGACGAGTTCGGCGGGGACTCGGGCGTCGCCTATAACCTGATATTGCAGAAGATCCGTGACGCTTCTGACTATACGGTGCCTGTTATCATCGACCGTACGATGGTGAGAGACCCGTCCAACGCGACCCTGATCAACGTGGCGAATATGATAAGAAATGAGGGTAACGAGTCGGTATTCTTGAGCTTTTCCGACGGGGAGGACAACGGCATTAACGTCACCTCCGGGAACGCGAAGTGGGAAGGGACGATACCGGCCGGCGGCAGCGTCAGCCTCGCGTATAACGCCACGGTAAGCGGCCTTGACCGGACACAGAGCCCGAAGATATCGTATATGGACTCCGGCGGGGCCCACGTCGTGCTCCTGCCCGAAGACATGGTCCCGGGATCATACAGCTTTGACCTCCTCACGCTTTTAATCGCGGGGCTGGTGGCGGGCTTCAATCCCTGTATCATAGCCATCCTGATCTTCATAGCGGCCGAAGTGGCCTCGGCGACCGGAAATAAGCTCGACATAATACTGAACGTGGCCGTATTTTGCCTGGGCATCCTGGCCGTATACTTGGTCATCGGTGCCGGCCTGTTCGAGGCCGTCAGCATCATCCCGTCGATCGCCGGTTACCTGGAATATGCCGTTATTGGCATTCTTCTTGCGCTTGCTACCTATGCGTTCTATAATGCTTATCAGAGGTATACAGGAAAAGCGGTGGGTTCTGCCACCAGGGGCCTGATAGCGTCGGTCAAGCCCCTGTATACGAAATATCGCCTTGCAGGAAGCTTCCTTCTGGGAGGCCTGTTCGGCATGATCAAAATGCCCTGTGCCGGCGGCATTTACCTCGCCATCCTGAGCAAGATCATTCTGTCTAAAGAGATACTGGAGGGCGTGGTCTACCTGCTGGTCTTTGACATCGGGGTTATCCTGCCCGTACTGGCGCTGGGGCTGCTGCTGGCACTGGGCTTCGGTACGGAACGGATGGAAAAGCTCAGGGCCCAACACGCGGTTCTCCTCCACGCCCTGAACGGAGCGATCCTCGCCCTTCTCGCGGCGGCGTTCGTGCTCAACATCATATAA
- a CDS encoding carboxymuconolactone decarboxylase family protein, giving the protein MMKFENTIKSLFGKEPDEAVKELLKNIEEDYGEVPFILQSMSDKPNVLLPKIIYDDAVLRSPDHLDEKTVELITIGVATALKCDHCLNMHLRVADRKGISDEEVFEAILIGSALSSTAVMAQAMRVYEKHKKEFKSKDDAEVECEGCIAYENHNGKHNSD; this is encoded by the coding sequence ATGATGAAGTTCGAGAACACGATCAAGAGCTTGTTCGGCAAGGAGCCGGACGAGGCCGTCAAGGAGCTCCTGAAAAACATCGAGGAAGACTATGGCGAAGTGCCTTTCATCCTCCAGTCAATGAGCGACAAGCCTAACGTCCTGCTGCCCAAGATCATCTACGACGATGCCGTCCTCCGGAGCCCCGACCATCTGGACGAGAAGACCGTCGAGCTCATCACGATCGGCGTCGCCACCGCTCTGAAGTGCGACCACTGCCTGAACATGCACCTGCGTGTTGCGGACCGTAAGGGCATATCCGATGAGGAGGTTTTCGAGGCTATTTTGATCGGCAGCGCTCTCTCGAGCACGGCCGTCATGGCCCAGGCCATGCGTGTCTACGAGAAGCATAAAAAAGAGTTTAAGTCCAAAGACGATGCTGAGGTCGAGTGCGAGGGCTGTATCGCCTACGAGAACCACAACGGCAAGCACAACTCCGACTAA
- a CDS encoding sirohydrochlorin chelatase, with amino-acid sequence MDDTGIILVQHGDFPFDFKEKQKLMFDFIEGMLEKLSDRTRGLPRKPDDPYSCDMHTLADAVRDAGGFKHFEVGYMEFSSPTIEEAVIRLEGQGVRKVVLVNSPGIMMRSSHSLLDVPAILKEVAHSHPGLELVYARPGIPFDKMAELFVKRIDSALGRQAHPSVPHAAATMRDDFGVVMIAHGDIPIEYLSSGEFGMGKAEKHIEEWSEMVRRWPRTEENDPLSFDTMKLEKLIREKGGYDNFRAGNLEFASPTLEEAVDKALQDGAKKILFIGGTGFCDRSSHTLVDIPDAVFKLQESHPGIKMTYAYPNMALVSADFAAIIADKVYEALEKGGLSISNN; translated from the coding sequence GTGGATGATACGGGCATAATACTAGTCCAGCACGGAGATTTTCCCTTCGATTTTAAAGAGAAACAAAAGCTGATGTTCGACTTCATTGAGGGCATGCTGGAGAAGCTGAGCGATAGGACGCGGGGCCTTCCGCGGAAGCCCGACGACCCTTATTCGTGCGACATGCATACGCTGGCCGACGCCGTCCGTGATGCCGGCGGCTTTAAGCATTTCGAGGTCGGCTATATGGAGTTCTCCAGCCCCACGATCGAGGAGGCCGTCATAAGGCTGGAAGGTCAGGGCGTCAGGAAGGTCGTTCTCGTCAACTCGCCCGGCATCATGATGCGCAGCTCTCATAGCCTGCTGGATGTACCGGCCATACTTAAAGAAGTGGCCCATAGCCATCCCGGCCTTGAGCTCGTTTATGCCCGCCCGGGCATACCGTTCGATAAAATGGCAGAGCTGTTCGTTAAACGCATCGATTCGGCCCTCGGCAGGCAGGCTCATCCTTCCGTGCCGCATGCGGCCGCCACTATGAGGGACGACTTCGGCGTAGTCATGATCGCCCACGGCGACATACCCATTGAATATCTTAGCTCAGGCGAATTCGGGATGGGCAAAGCGGAGAAGCACATCGAAGAGTGGTCGGAGATGGTCCGGAGGTGGCCCAGGACTGAAGAGAACGACCCGCTGTCATTCGATACCATGAAGCTGGAAAAGCTCATCAGGGAAAAGGGCGGCTACGATAACTTCCGGGCCGGTAACCTGGAGTTCGCCTCGCCCACGCTGGAAGAGGCCGTGGATAAGGCACTGCAGGATGGGGCGAAGAAGATACTCTTTATCGGCGGAACGGGATTCTGCGACCGCAGCTCCCACACGCTCGTGGACATACCGGATGCAGTATTTAAGCTCCAGGAGTCACACCCCGGGATCAAGATGACTTATGCATACCCGAACATGGCCCTCGTATCGGCGGACTTCGCCGCCATAATAGCCGATAAGGTGTACGAGGCGCTGGAAAAGGGTGGCTTATCCATATCAAATAATTAG